A window of Streptomyces sp. NBC_01241 genomic DNA:
GTGCGGGCCGCCGGACAGGAACGCGGTCTCGTACAGGGTCAGTTCATGACCGTCCGGCACCCTCCGTACGGCATCCGAGGACGCCTCGGACAGCAGCCCCGCACGGGCCGTGACGAGACAGAGCCGGACGCACGAGACGGCCGCCGCACCCCATGCGACCAGCAGCAACAGAACCCAGAGCATGACGGATTCCTATGCGGTGCGGGCCGGGTAACGCCATGGCCTGTTCACCATATGGACGGTTCGGCGGCCCGGGCCGAGGCGCCGGACGCCGCCGTCGCTCAGGAACTGCTGCTGCCGCAACTGGACCCGCCCCCGCAACTGGAGCCACTGCTGCTGGAGCAACTGGAGCCGCTCGACCCACCGCAGCCGGACCCCGAGCCGCAACTGGAGCCCGAGCCGCAGCTCGCCCCCGAGCTGCATCCGCCGCCGCCCCCTCCGCCATTGCTGCCGCCGTCATGGGAACTTCCGTAACTGCCGCTGCCGGGGCCCGTACCGGCGCACCACACCGCCGGTGCGAGGAGCAGGGCGGCGGAGTCCGGGGAAGAGCCCGGGGACGAGCCGGAGACCCGGCTCGATGTGCGCCCGGCCGGACGCATCCGGACCGCCGCGATCAACTGCGCCCGCAGCACGGGATCGGGCAGGGCCCGCAGTCCGTGCGTCGCCACCAGATGGGCCGGCCGCGGGTCGTACGCGTTCGCGGTGCGGCATGCCTCGGCCGCCTTCCGCCCCGCCCTGGTGACGCGCCGGCGGGCCACACCACCGCAGATGAAGCCGGTCAGGAAGCCGATCACCAGGGCCGGGAAGACCTGGAGGGCGAACGGTACCGAGGAGAACAGGTCGGCCGAGTCGTCGGCCATGACCTGAATCACCGTCACCACGGCGGAGACCGGAACGGCCAGCAGGCAGCCCAGGCCCTGAATGCTGCTCCAGCGCCGCCACACACGGCTCGTGGCCGGTGAGCCCAGCAGGCCGCGGGCCGCGAGCCCGTCGCCGATCTCCTGCACCGCGGGATGCC
This region includes:
- a CDS encoding TIGR04222 domain-containing membrane protein, whose translation is MNTLAMLVDLGVVVSSVLLIVGLVRSRRGTAGSVHDLFEAAFLNGGPGRVVDTALTAMQTDGRLAIGGPGIVAVQHADARDPVERAVLQEHAMAPSGALHTLREAVMRHPAVQEIGDGLAARGLLGSPATSRVWRRWSSIQGLGCLLAVPVSAVVTVIQVMADDSADLFSSVPFALQVFPALVIGFLTGFICGGVARRRVTRAGRKAAEACRTANAYDPRPAHLVATHGLRALPDPVLRAQLIAAVRMRPAGRTSSRVSGSSPGSSPDSAALLLAPAVWCAGTGPGSGSYGSSHDGGSNGGGGGGGCSSGASCGSGSSCGSGSGCGGSSGSSCSSSSGSSCGGGSSCGSSSS